From Myxocyprinus asiaticus isolate MX2 ecotype Aquarium Trade chromosome 49, UBuf_Myxa_2, whole genome shotgun sequence, a single genomic window includes:
- the nol8 gene encoding nucleolar protein 8 — protein sequence MKRLFVGGLGHTVSEKDLKDRFGKFGDVSDVEITTRKDEHGAPLKTFGYININITDAEYKRCINVLNKSTWKGGTLLIQLAKESFLHRLAEERQQIAEKAKTPTINHQEKLVESLKEAGIEKFHMKAAVPGTEIPGHKDWVVSKFGRVLPVLNLKCEKKNKIFKYDPSKYCHNIKRLETADDLMSVTKLTWEVSGGDDEISKKRRGEFPKQKPCLKRSKVDASSFLSSFTQNNGLKTASAIENKNATVIKESRLSAEVQRRPVVKKSICVFDSDVDSEDEVRMLVAQEQSRKPKQASIDEDDDNLEVVGDDFDVKPCVVWCNAEQDGVKTLVTSAKDDEEYDSADTDEILTQRKTLSGMGKPHEVEPAPAGQESPKESIKNKGNSNANPVSSSSESNSGSDEAFKDDSIDSNYEAMMGNCYQLELSLADLEQLAKNAKATSDDENEVAPKEEPKTPSVPPKKRGNNPEDILAALLGDNTPDKERKKKKNKVTTASLPAFIGTKDLFGGPTPGPSEPILKRAGQTLDGDSTVGPKRLKQDLKLSKQSISGDKSQQKSSKCPHQKELSTSASVQLPQSANKVEDKMSSSDSSSEDNSSSEESKCIEEADDNADVFTLKMASATQTLRTDSVHETNPTLSKPLPKFDHPVRSTVEESSSDDDERTKKKTVGANNSNTQVNQEPKTTKSSGSSSSGSSSEESETSDEDVVENTRTQLKVSKSADSKKVESHPTVLHPMVSDVQKQLQDNQKRLAALEQRQKETEQQKKLIQGALSNVDTVNTNRGKHIVFDSDEENDETSNKLEEPTATQKKSLFEEDSSDEDQQTASSKEVSQEKKNKKSGGSKLFDSSDDEDDGDEEDRFQIKPQFEGKAGQKLMEMQARFGTDSRFHMDSRFLQSDDEKEDEDGTAPVKDAEEELVEEKNKNMDILQSILNTSIQPKYARKESAKSKIFKDVSALHYDPTREEHTAFEIKTEQPKKESKAARRKKREEVAKLPEVSKEIYFEVSMDLKEVFGATQEKQDEKETVSWDKETENKTTEDDTPMDLSSTPNVENHEDSSGVFKFAFFGEDAVTETTTKTDEYKIELLKEAKFSWQVDPRFQDSSSDEEGVDEVEEDQSASSKTTEEPTPSKKKFFFFFQDDERLKQGPGMFYRSAKLEQREAWEKKRMSLREECRKKHRDAKRRQRSSQKT from the exons ATGAAGCGGTTGTTTGTTGGTGGTCTTGGACACACGGTATCTGAGAAGGACCTCAAAGACAGATTTGGAAAATTTGGAGATGTATCAGATGTGGAAATCACCACGAGGAAGGATGAACATG GAGCTCCTCTGAAGACGTTTGGTTACATCAATATAAACATCACAGACGCTGAATACAAAAGAT GTATAAATGTCTTGAATAAATCCACATGGAAAGGTGGAACTTTGCTCATTCAGTTGGCAAAGGAAAGTTTTCTTCATCG acttGCTGAAGAACGACAGCAAATAGCTGAGAAGGCTAAAACTCCAACAATCAACCATCAGGAGAAATTAGTAGAGTCTCTCAAAGAGGCGGGCATTGAAAAGTTTCATATGAAAGCTGCGGTTCCAGGAACTGAAATTCCTGGACACAAA GATTGGGTTGTTAGTAAATTTGGGAGGGTTCTTCCTGTTCTCAAcctcaaatgtgaaaaaaagaacaaGAT CTTCAAGTATGATCCATCCAAATACTGCCACAACATCAAGAGACTGGAGACTGCGGATGACCTCATGTCAGTCACCAAGCTAACATGGGAAGTGTCTGGCGGTGATGATGAAATCAGTAAGAAAAGAAGAGGAGAGTTTCCCAAACAGAAACCTTGTCTGAAAAGATCTAAAGTAGATGCAAGTTCGTTCCTTAGCAGTTTCACACAGAACAATGGACTTAAAACGGCATCTGCCattgaaaacaaaaatgcaacagtGATCAAAGAAAGCAGACTCAGTGCAGAAGTACAGCGAAGGCCTGTTGTCAAAAAATCTATTTGCGTGTTTGACAGTGACGTTGACTCTGAAGACGAAGTCAGGATGTTGGTTGCTCAAGAACAATCGAGAAAACCAAAACAAGCCTCCATAGACGAGGATGACGATAACCTTGAGGTGGTAGGAGATGATTTTGACGTTAAGCCTTGTGTTGTCTGGTGCAATGCTGAACAAGATGGTGTAAAGACCCTAGTTACTTCAGCAAAGGATGATGAAGAATATGACTCTGCAGACACCGATGAGATACTCACCCAGCGTAAGACCCTTAGTGGGATGGGAAAACCTCATGAAGTTGAACCTGCACCAGCAGGTCAAGAATCTCCAAAAGAATCCATAAAAAACAAAGGGAACTCCAATGCAAATCCAGTTAGCTCTTCGTCAGAGTCTAACAGTGGTAGTGACGAGGCATTCAAAGACGACAGCATAGATTCCAATTATGAAGCCATGATGGGGAACTGCTACCAGTTAGAACTTTCTCTAGCAGACTTGGAACAGCTAGCTAAGAACGCAAAAGCGACCTCAGATGATGAAAATGAGGTTGCACCCAAAGAAGAACCCAAGACCCCAAGTGTACCACCCAAAAAACGAGGCAATAATCCAGAGGATATTCTAGCTGCACTCCTTGGGGATAATACTCctgataaagaaagaaagaagaaaaaaaacaaggtGACCACCGCATCCCTTCCTGCTTTCATTGGAACAAAGGATCTCTTTGGAGGCCCAACTCCTGGTCCGTCAGAACCCATCCTGAAAAGAGCAGGTCAGACTTTAGACGGTGACTCAACAGTGGGTCCTAAAAGACTCAAACAAGACCTGAAATTGTCAAAACAAAGTATCTCAGGAGACAAAAGCCAACAGAAGTCATCAAAATGTCCACATCAGAAGGAATTGTCCACTTCAGCGAGTGTACAGCTTCCCCAAAGTGCAAATAAAGTTGAGGACAAAATGTCCAGCTCTGACTCTTCATCAGAAGACAATTCTTCTAGTGAAGAATCAAAGTGCATTGAGGAAGCTGATGACAATGCTGATGTCTTCACCCTCAAAATGGCTTCTGCGACACAAACATTGAGGACGGACTCTGTCCATGAAACCAATCCGACCTTGTCCAAGCCTTTACCAAAATTCGACCATCCAGTCCGCAGCACTGTTGAAGAATCATCTAGTGATGATGATGAACGCACAAAGAAAAAGACTGTTGGCGCTAATAACTCAAACACTCAAGTCAATCAAGAACCTAAGACGACAAAGTCTTCCGGATCCTCTAGTAGTGGTTCTTCTAGTGAGGAATCGGAGACTAGTGATGAAGATGTGGTGGAGAACACCAGAACTCAGCTGAAGGTATCCAAGTCTGCCGATTCAAAGAAAGTTGAGTCGCATCCCACAGTTCTTCACCCAATGGTTTCAGACGTTCAGAAACAGCTACAGGACAACCAAAAACGTCTTGCTGCTTTAGAGCAAAGGCAGAAAGAGACCGAACAGCAGAAGAAACTGATCCAAGGAGCTCTTTCCAATGTG GACACAGTGAACACAAACAGAGGCAAACACATTGTGTTTGATTCTGATGAAGAAAATGATGAAACTTCAAACAAACTGGAGGAACCAACAGCAACCCAGAAAAAAAGCCTATTTGAGGAGGATTCATCTGATGAAGATCAACAAACAGCCTCGTCTAAAGAAGTCTCACAAGAAAAG AAGAACAAAAAGTCAGGTGGCAGCAAGCTGTTTGACAGCAGTGATGATGAAGACGACGGGGATGAGGAAGATCGCTTTCAGATTAAACCCCAGTTTGAGGGCAAAGCTGGACAGAAG CTCATGGAAATGCAAGCTAGATTCGGAACTGATTCAAGATTCCACATGGATTCTAGATTCCTACAAAGTGATGATGAGAAAGAAGATGAAG ATGGAACGGCTCCAGTGAAAGATGCAGAGGAAGAACTTGTcgaggagaaaaataaaaatatggatatCTTGCAGAGCATCTTAAACACCAGCATACAACCAAAATATGCCAGAAAAGAATCTGCGAAGAGCAAGATCTTCAA AGATGTTTCAGCCTTGCATTATGACCCAACACGAGAGGAACACACAGCTTTTGAGATCAAGACAGAACAACCAAAGAAAGAAAG CAAAGCAGCAAGGCGCAAGAAACGTGAAGAGGTTGCGAAACTTCCTGAAGTTTCTAAGGAGATTTATTTTGAAGTGTCGATGGATTTGAAGGAGGTGTTCGGGGCAACACAAGAAAAGCAGGATGAGAAGGAAACTGTTTCTTGGGATAAAGAGACTGAAAATAAAACGACAGAAGATGACACACCTATGGATCTCTCCTCCACTCCTAATGTAGAAAACCATGAAGATTCATCTGGTGTATTCAAATTCGCCTTCTTTGGGGAGGATGCAGTTACAGAGACAACCACCAAGACAG ATGAGTACAAAATAGAGTTGTTAAAAGAGGCCAAGTTTTCTTGGCAAGTGGATCCTCGTTTCCAGGACAGCAGTTCGGACGAAGAGGGTGTTGACGAGGTTGAGGAGGACCAATCAGCTTCCAGCAAAACCACAGa GGAACCCACACCATCAAAAAagaagtttttctttttctttcaagaTGATGAACGATTAAAAC AGGGGCCTGGAATGTTTTATAGAAGCGCTAAACTAGAACAGCGAGAAGCCTGGGAGAAGAAGAGAATGTCACTCAGAGAG GAGTGTCGGAAGAAACACAGAGATGCAAAAAGACGCCAGAGGTCATCACAGAAAACCTGA